AAACACGGTCAACAATTTCGAGCGTCGTATTGTTCTCACCGAGAACGCCCATCGGATCGCTGTTCATGAGATCGAGACTGAACCTGAGAGAAGTTGTCGGGATCACCTCGAGGAGTTGTTCAAGAGCCTTCCAGTCGGCGAGGGTTTCAAGAGGAACAATGATCTCTTCGACAGCGAATTGCCTCAGTCGTTCAGCAGTCTGAAGTGAAACGCTTCCGCAGTCGACTGAGATTTGAAACCCGGATTCAACGAGTTCACCAATCGTCTCAAAATCGGGCTGCGCTTCAGCAATCGCATCGAGGTCGGCAACATAAACTCTTGTCAGCCCAAAACGTTCACGAAACGCACGAGCTGTCGCAAGCGGTTCAGAGCCCTCAACCAGACAACTCTGATTCGGTTTGTATTCATCCCGTCGCCCGGCGATTCCGCGAACCACCTGACCGCCCATTAAGTCGAGAACAGGAACGATCTGCATTGAAGCACTCGGGGAATTGTCAGAAAACTCTCGGGCTTTTTACAGGCACGGCTGTACCGTCAAGGTGCCTCAGCGAAACGATGACATCAGCCTCATCATTCAGTCACTCGCTGACGCGTCCACAAGATGAAAAAAGCCCCAGTCGTGTCGATCCACAACCGGGGCAATTTCAACTTGAAGTCTCATTGTCTCCAAATCATCTTCATCGTTCAGTCTGCAGCGAATCGCATTGGCGAATGCCACTGACTTCGAATGAAGAATGTTTAGGAAATGGTTCCGCCGTAGATCGCGTTGCTATCGAGGAGTTCTTCGATTCGCAGCAACTGGTTATACTTGCAGATTCGGTCGGTTCGGCTAGCTGATCCGGTTTTGATCTGCCCTGTTCCGAGAGCGACTGCAAGGTCGGCGATGGTTGTGTCTTCAGTTTCACCGGAGCGGTGACTCATGACAGCGGTGTAACCGTTCTTGTAGGCGAGGTCGACAGCCTGCATGGTTTCGGTCAACGTTCCGATCTGGTTGACTTTCACCAGGATGCTGTTGCCAATCCCTTCTTTGATTCCGCGAGCGAGTCGTTCTGAGTTGGTCACGAAGAGGTCATCACCAACCAGCTGGCATTTGTCGCCAATGCTGTCTGTCAGAATCTTCCAGCCTTCCCAATCGTCTTCGAAGAGGCCGTCTTCGATCGAGCAGATTGGATACTTGTCGACCCAACTGGAAAGAAGTTCGACCATGCCGGCGGAGTCGAGTTCACGACCTTCGACGGTGTAGAGTTTCTTCTTCTCGTCGTAGCACTCGGACGCAGCACAGTCCAATGCGATTTTGACCTGTTCCCCGGGCTTGTACCCTGCTTTCTCAATTGCTGTCAAAACGACTTCGATGGCCTCGTCGCTGTTCGGAAGATCAGGAGCGAATCCACCTTCATCTCCGACAGCGGTGCTCATTCCTTTGTCGTGCAACACTTTCTTCAAGCTGTGAAAAACTTCGGTTCCGCAGCGAAGTGCGTCGCTGAAGGAATCGAACCCGAGTGGCATCACCATGAATTCTTGAAGATCGATTCCGTTGTTCGCGTGGGCTCCACCATTGATGATGTTCATCATGGGAGCAGGCAGGCGGCAAGCACCAGCACCACCAAGGTAGCGGAACAGTGGAAGTCCGCAGGAATTGGCAGCCGCGTGAGCTGTCGCCATGGAACAAGCGAGAATCGCGTTGGCCCCGAGTCGAGCTTTGTTTGGTGTTCCGTCGGCGGCGATCATGGCTTGATCAATCGCTGCCTGATCGAATGCGTCGAGACCGGTCAGCAGGTCGTCCAGCTCTTCGTTGACGTTCTCAACAGCTTTGATGACCCCTTTTCCGAGGTAGACATCTTTGTCACCATCGCGAAGTTCACACGCTTCGTGTGCTCCTGTGCTCGCTCCACTGGGAACAGCAGCTCGACCGACGGCTCCGTCGTCCAGCGTGACCTCAACTTCAACTGTCGGGTTTCCACGACTATCGAGGATTTGTCGTCCATGGACTGCAAGAACGGGAATACTCATGGGGACACCTTTCAACGCTAAGCTTTTCTGAATAAGCACTTGTATCAATAATCGAGCCCCAAACGCAGGCAGCGCAGCGTACAGTTGGTGACACGAGTGCGTGTTGTATCAAACAGACGCGTCGATCTCCATCGTGTCGATTGCCATTCCCCGCTCCGCGAATTCCGCTCGAAAAGCGTCTTTTCCCACATTACCTAAGTTTCATAACCGGAATCATTCTCAAATTTCGCACGAACGGGTGACCAGTACAGCCCAAACATTCGTGTTGAGACGCAGAGATGCCGATGAAGAAATCAGCGGGACGGTGCCAGACACCGATACCTACTGAATTCCTATGCAGCGACGAGGGGGGAACTGCAATGTTTAAGAAGACATTCTTGGCAATCCTGACCGCAACTGGAGTGCTGTCATTCTGCCAGATCAGTCACGCTCAAATGTTCTTCGAAGCGGACTGGGTCTTTATGGATCGCGACAACGATGGAGACGGAAACATCGTCGCTGGACCAGAATCACTCGGTCTTGGAAATAGCGACTACGACTTCTCATCCGGTTACCGACTCATTCTCGGTGGTCAACTGGGATGTGTCGACATCGACTCTTCATGGACTCAACTGGATACCTGGGAATCCAGCGACTCCGGAACTTTCAACGGCGACGTCCTCTTCGACGACACTGCCGGAGGCGGATTCTTCCCTGCTGGTGGCAACTCGCTGAACCGAGCATTGGGTCTCAGTCAGGCCGCCACTCTGGTCGGAGCCGAAATCGACGAAACAGAGTTTCTGAGAGCCACGGATCCGATGGATGCAGGCTATTCACCACGTTGGACATCGTTCTCGGAATCGAACTACTCCGACTTCGAATTGAATATCGGAACCAACCGTGAGTGTCGACGCTGGCGTGCATCCGTGGGTTACCGTCACATTGAACTCGACGAGATGAGCGGAGTGACCTTGGGCGGTTTCTTCGACGCAGTCGATGCTGCTGATGGAACACCTGTTGGCGGACAGCCGAACGATCAGCTTGCTGGTTCATCGCTGGCTGCCGTTGGCTTCGATCCAATCGTGGCGGGTTCACTCGACGGATTCGCAACACCAGCCGGACCTGATTCGATTCTCTATCAAGTACGCGGAGATGCTTCGAACGAACTGGATGGTGCTCAGGCAACATTCGCAGGTCGACTCTTCGACGGCGACTGGGTCACGATCGAAGGCTACGGCAAAGCTGGTATCTTCCACAACAACATGCATGGTAGCGTCGGTGAAACCGTCGTCGCCACCGGAAACGGAAACGCCGCTTACCGTCGTCGACTCTCTGACAGTGAAATCGGGGCTGCCTTCGCTGGAAACCTTGGCTTCACCGCGACTGTCTCTCTGACCGACTACATCAACCTGGTGACCGGTTACGAAGCACTCTTCCTGTCAGGTGTCGCTCTGGGACCAGATCAGATCAACGGTCTCTCGACAAACTTGCTCGGAAATCGCCGCTACAGTGTCGAGAACGATGGATCAGTCATTGCTCACGGTGGTCGTCTCGGACTCGAGATCCTCTGGTAAGCACTGCTTAGAAGCCGTCGCTGCAATCAAGTCGTACTCCCGAAGACTCGCGTGAACAATAGACTCAGCAAGTTCATGCGAGTTCGGGACGACCTTCTCAGAAAGCTGTCTACTGAATCTTTCCTCGACCAACGATTGGCAGGATTCGCTCAACTGAATTGTCCCGCAACCCGTAGAATCGGTCGTAGAGCAGAGTCGTCAAGTCGCTGTAACCGGGGACGACAACTACCTTGTCCCCAATGATCAGATTTCTGGACTCTGGGCCAAGCTCAACCACCGTATGTTCCGCACTGAAGGAGTTGATCGATGCGTCGGTCAACTCCTTTCCGTTTGCCAACTTCGAAATTCGCGGCGGATAGATCTCGGAGTGCATGGACTTACGGCCAATGTCCAGCACCGCTTGCATCAGGCTCGGTCGGCTAACCACTGTCGCCACGACTCCCAAAGCTGGCTTCAGCCCGGTGACTCCACACATCTCTGAATAAAACGGATCACCGAAGATTCCGCCACCTGCCTGAATCTCTGTCACAGCAGGCAAATGGGCTGTCACCTGATAGGAACCAGTCCCGCCAGCGGAGACGATGTCGCAGCACATTCCGTCGCGGATCATTCGGTCGCGCTGACGTTCGAGCAAGGACATCGCAATCCCGATGCGATTTCGCTTGCGCTTAGGATCTGGTTCGGTCAACAGATGACCTTCATAGCCCATGATCCCCACGAGCCGAACTCCCGGCAATCGATCAATTCCGCGAACCAGTTGATCGGCGTCAGGACCGGGACGAACTCCGACGCGGTTCATTCCGATGTCGAGTTCAACAATGACGCGACAAATAACTCCCGACTGGCGACAGACATCGGAGAGTGCTTCCGCCTGCACGAAGTGATCGCAGGTGACGATGGGATCTCCATCGCGACAAATGCGCACGATGCGCTCGAGCTTTTGCTCTCCGACGATCAAGTTCGCGATCAAGACATCGGGAATTTGGTTCTCGACGAAAGTCTCTGCTTCCGACGACTTCGCTGCCGTCACGCCAATCGCTCCAGCAGCGAGTTCTTGGAGCGCGATCTCCGGAACCTTGTGACACTTCGCATGCGGTCGCCACGCTTTTCCTGCATCGTGAATCTCAGTCGACATGGCACGAACGTTTTCGTCGAGCACGTCGAGATCGATGCAAAGAGCGGGCGTATCAAGTTCACTCAGATGGCGACCAATCATGCTCCTGCTGACGCATCTTCTGTCGGACCAAAGAACGTGTAGTACGGTTGACCGAGTGCCATTCGCTGGACCATGAGTGCAGCTTCACGCAAGTGATAATCGCCCCACATACACGATTCGCCACACGGGACAAGCCGTCCCTCAGGAATGTAGTCCCAGCCACGTGGTCGATGATAAATCGAATGCAGAAGCAACCCCTGATGCGCCGGATCGAAACTTAGATAAGGCTCTTCCAGCAGGTTGAAGAGAATCGTCAATCCAGCTTGTGAGTAGCGATCTGCATCGGGACTCGATTGTGTCTTCAGCCAGTTTCCGAGACGCAGAAATCCTTGAGCTGCAATCGCAGCTGCGGAACTGTCGACCGGCTCAAAGTCGTTGAACGGGTCTGCTTTCTCATTACGATAGTCGCCCAAGTTCTCCAACCCGGGAGCACCAGTATCCCAATACGGAATCCCGTCGATTGGACTCTCTGAGATGTAATAGTCGCACGCAGCCATCGCAGCATGTGTCATGAACTCTTCAATCTGCTCGCGGCCTCCAAACACCTCAAGTTCCTCATCTGGGATCTGAGCCAGAAACTCCAATTGCTCGGGATAACCTGCGATGATCCAGGCAGCTCCGCGAGTCCAAGTTGTGAAGGGACTGTAGCCCTGCTGCGTACTCGGACATCGCAGGCGCCCGTCGTTGATGTTGAACAGACTTTCGTGAGCGACACGACCACGAACGTCGTAGATGTCGCGTCCTTCGCCATAGAACACATTGGATCGCGACGTCGTTCGGGCGTGCTGAATCAATCGATCAAGGAGAGAAATCGCTTCATCATTTTCCCCCATCAAACGATGCTTCAGATGATGTGCCAGAGCGAGTGATCGGAGCGACCGAATTGTATCGCAGAACAGTGATTGCGGGCCGTTGAACGAGTAGATGTACCCATCGCCGTCAAAGGTTTCGCTCCAGCGGGCAGCTTGTACAGCACCGCTGACCTTGAGTGCCAATTCGTAGCCTGCCAACTCCGATTCCTGGAACGCGATGCGGCCCTCAAGCATCAACCTCCGCAGTGCTCCATAAGTGCTGACGTTATTGAATCCGTGATCGTGGACTCCAATATGGCTGATGTGAGGAGCCATTAACTGCTGCGTTTTTGTTCTTCCAATCTCCAGAAACTGCTCGTCATCAGTGGCATCAAACTGGAGGATCGCTGAACCGAATTGAAACCCTTGAGTCCACTCGGTCCAACCCTGGGCTGTGTAATTCCCTTCCACAGTGAAGACGGGCGAGCCGACTTCCGGTCCACACGTTTGCTCGATGGAGAGAATCTTCTCCGCCGAGGACTGCCACATTCGTTGAATGCCCGGAAGAAGGTCTTGCGGAGTTAACGCATCGTTAATTTCAATCATGAATCGTTTTCGTATCTAAACGACATTTGAAAGTCGTTGGTATCAATGATGTGGCGGACAGCTACCCTGAAAAGACGTCCTACGATGGAGCAGTCTGACGATGAAGACTTCGCATTTCTCAGCGAACCTCTTCAGTAGAGGATCGTAATGGACCGACTGAAGAAGCTGAACCATGGAAGTGATTAACTTGTTCTGACCAGTAACACGAACAACTGATTGGCAGTTCATCGAATTGAGTCGTTTTTGCTCAATCAATTCTCGCTTGCTGCAGGTTGAACAGTTGCTCCGGTGGTGACATCGACGCTCCAGTCAGCGTGCGCCTGCTTCAATCGCTTGAAAATCTTTGGCTCGGCTTCTGACAGATCGACTTCCTCCTGAGGATCTTCCTCGAGGTTGAACAGCCTCACGTCAGCTCCATTTCGATCGGAGAGCAACTTCCAGCTTCCATCTCGAACTGCCCAGCTTTTTCGATACTGCCAGTGTAGCAATCGATCCGGGAGCTCTTTCTGCTCGTACAATACTGATGCAAGACTTTGGCCATCGGCAGAAGCGAAACGCTCGCCGCCAGCAATCTCGACGAGTGTCGGCAGAATGTCCATCGTCAATGCGGGGGATGCGGATGTCGTCCCCGGCAAAACCTTTCCCGGTTGCCATGCCACAAACGGGACACGATGTCCCCCTTCCCACAAACTCCCTTTGTATCCGCTCCACGGAGCGTTCGAGCCTTCCTTCGTTGCCCCATTATCGGAGAAGAAGAGGACAAGCGTCTGGCCATCGAGTTTGCAACTTTTGAGAGTCTCAACAATCTGTCCGATGCCTCGATCCATCTCAACAATCATCTCCTGATAGGCTCGCCCCACGTCTTTAACTTTGGCGTCAGCCAGATCACCAACTCGCCCGCGAACACGCACTGCAGGGTCATTCGGCCCTTGAAAGGGAGAGTGCACGCACTCGTGAGCAACATACAGGCAGAACGGTTCGTCCTGATGATCGACGATGAAGTCGACTGCATGTTGAGTGACTAAATGTGTCGTGTATCCCTCTTCGTTGACTCGCTGAGCATTGTGCCACCAGTCGTCAATCCCCATCCGATCCAGGTGTGACTGGTAGCAGACATTCCCACTCACGTACCCCCAGAAATCATCAAAACCGTGATGCACCGGGTTGTACTGCTTCTCGTATCCCAGGTGCCATTTTCCAATAACGCCGGTGGTGTATCCCAGCTTCTTAAGCACTTCGGCAAATGTCGTTTCGGAAGTCTGAAGCCCGTGGTGCCTGTTCTGCTTCGGGTCAGCAAAGACCACTTCTTCCATACCGGCCCGCTGTTGGTACCGTCCGGTCAGCAAGGCCGCTCGCGTTGGACTGCAGACGGGACCGTTAGAATGGAAATCAGTCAGCATCATCCCTTCGGCTGCCATTCGGTCCAGATGAGGCGTCTCGTAGGAGGTCGCCCCAAAACAACTGACATCTGCATACCCGAGATCATCAGCCATGATCACCACAAAGTTCGTCGCTGGCGATGATGCTGTCTCTGCTGCGACGCACGTGTTGCCCAGAAGGATCAGAAGACAAGTCTGAAGAACCGTTCGAGTGAGTCTTCCACATTCGACGACGAATGGAATCCGAAAAGCCATAAAGAACTCCGCTTGCAGATGAGCACGGACGAACAAGCCTCTATCGAGTCAATCGAGGACCTCAGCGATCCAACGACGGTCGATTCGCGATTCCGGTGCGAATCACTTCAAGGATTTGTTCGCGTTCCTGTCCGGTCAATGCAAGGCGTGGAGCACGTGTCTTCTCCGAACCAAGTCCGCATTCTTGCACTGCAAGCTTGATGTATTGAACGAGTTTCGGGTGAGTATCTAAATGAAGCAGCGGAGTGTACCAGCGATAGACTTCAACAGCTCGTTCGTAGTCCCCAGAAGTCGCAAGATCCCAAAGCAATCGATTCTCAGCAGGGAAAGCATTCACCAAACCGGAGATCCAACCTTCCGCTCCGAGCACAATCGATTCGAGCACAAGATCGTCAACACCGCACAGGAGCGTATATCGATCACCGCACAGATTGATCAAATCGGTGATGCGACGAACATTCTCGGACGACTCTTTGATGGCCACAAGTTTGGGCTCATCGGCCAGCTCCAAAAACATCTCCGGAGTGATGTCGACGCCGTATGAAACAGGGTTGTTGTAGACCATAATCGGGAGGTCCGTCGCCTTCGCAACAGAACGAAAGTGCGTCATCGTCTCCTCCGGAGCGGACTTATAGACCATCGCCGGCAGGACCATCAGCCCATCGACACCAATCTTGGCAGCATCTTCGGCGAACCGCTGCGCCAGCGATGTCGTGCACTCTGCAACACCGGTGAGAACCGGAACCTTTCCGCCGACCGCCTCAACGGTCGCTCGCAAAACCTCAAGCTTTTCGGAGTACTCGAGCGAACAGTTTTCACCCACTGTTCCCAGCATGATCATGCCATGTACCCCTTGATCAATCATGTGCATCACATGCTTCATCGTCTGCGGGATGTTGAGTGACTCGTCATCGTGAAACTGTGTTGTCGCTGCAGGAAGAACGCCGCGCCAGTCACTCGCCATGATCTACTCCAATGTTCGTTGATTCGTCAGTCAGCAATAGAGAAGTGTTCGCTTCTCCAGATCGTAGCGAGTTCGCGAGCATTCATCGAATCAAACACAAACCGAGATTGAGAGTTCTATTCATTCCCGAAAC
This DNA window, taken from Thalassoglobus sp. JC818, encodes the following:
- a CDS encoding HisA/HisF-related TIM barrel protein, whose translation is MQIVPVLDLMGGQVVRGIAGRRDEYKPNQSCLVEGSEPLATARAFRERFGLTRVYVADLDAIAEAQPDFETIGELVESGFQISVDCGSVSLQTAERLRQFAVEEIIVPLETLADWKALEQLLEVIPTTSLRFSLDLMNSDPMGVLGENNTTLEIVDRVSGFGLTKYIVLDLAAVGMNGGLQTLGVCQSILERNPQAKIWTGGGIRNWEEIEELQNACDIDGLLVASALHDGQISPAEVKRLSKT
- a CDS encoding sulfatase-like hydrolase/transferase, with translation MAFRIPFVVECGRLTRTVLQTCLLILLGNTCVAAETASSPATNFVVIMADDLGYADVSCFGATSYETPHLDRMAAEGMMLTDFHSNGPVCSPTRAALLTGRYQQRAGMEEVVFADPKQNRHHGLQTSETTFAEVLKKLGYTTGVIGKWHLGYEKQYNPVHHGFDDFWGYVSGNVCYQSHLDRMGIDDWWHNAQRVNEEGYTTHLVTQHAVDFIVDHQDEPFCLYVAHECVHSPFQGPNDPAVRVRGRVGDLADAKVKDVGRAYQEMIVEMDRGIGQIVETLKSCKLDGQTLVLFFSDNGATKEGSNAPWSGYKGSLWEGGHRVPFVAWQPGKVLPGTTSASPALTMDILPTLVEIAGGERFASADGQSLASVLYEQKELPDRLLHWQYRKSWAVRDGSWKLLSDRNGADVRLFNLEEDPQEEVDLSEAEPKIFKRLKQAHADWSVDVTTGATVQPAASEN
- a CDS encoding alanine racemase, which codes for MIGRHLSELDTPALCIDLDVLDENVRAMSTEIHDAGKAWRPHAKCHKVPEIALQELAAGAIGVTAAKSSEAETFVENQIPDVLIANLIVGEQKLERIVRICRDGDPIVTCDHFVQAEALSDVCRQSGVICRVIVELDIGMNRVGVRPGPDADQLVRGIDRLPGVRLVGIMGYEGHLLTEPDPKRKRNRIGIAMSLLERQRDRMIRDGMCCDIVSAGGTGSYQVTAHLPAVTEIQAGGGIFGDPFYSEMCGVTGLKPALGVVATVVSRPSLMQAVLDIGRKSMHSEIYPPRISKLANGKELTDASINSFSAEHTVVELGPESRNLIIGDKVVVVPGYSDLTTLLYDRFYGLRDNSVERILPIVGRGKIQ
- a CDS encoding dihydrodipicolinate synthase family protein; protein product: MASDWRGVLPAATTQFHDDESLNIPQTMKHVMHMIDQGVHGMIMLGTVGENCSLEYSEKLEVLRATVEAVGGKVPVLTGVAECTTSLAQRFAEDAAKIGVDGLMVLPAMVYKSAPEETMTHFRSVAKATDLPIMVYNNPVSYGVDITPEMFLELADEPKLVAIKESSENVRRITDLINLCGDRYTLLCGVDDLVLESIVLGAEGWISGLVNAFPAENRLLWDLATSGDYERAVEVYRWYTPLLHLDTHPKLVQYIKLAVQECGLGSEKTRAPRLALTGQEREQILEVIRTGIANRPSLDR
- the eno gene encoding phosphopyruvate hydratase; the protein is MSIPVLAVHGRQILDSRGNPTVEVEVTLDDGAVGRAAVPSGASTGAHEACELRDGDKDVYLGKGVIKAVENVNEELDDLLTGLDAFDQAAIDQAMIAADGTPNKARLGANAILACSMATAHAAANSCGLPLFRYLGGAGACRLPAPMMNIINGGAHANNGIDLQEFMVMPLGFDSFSDALRCGTEVFHSLKKVLHDKGMSTAVGDEGGFAPDLPNSDEAIEVVLTAIEKAGYKPGEQVKIALDCAASECYDEKKKLYTVEGRELDSAGMVELLSSWVDKYPICSIEDGLFEDDWEGWKILTDSIGDKCQLVGDDLFVTNSERLARGIKEGIGNSILVKVNQIGTLTETMQAVDLAYKNGYTAVMSHRSGETEDTTIADLAVALGTGQIKTGSASRTDRICKYNQLLRIEELLDSNAIYGGTIS
- a CDS encoding glycosyl hydrolase is translated as MIEINDALTPQDLLPGIQRMWQSSAEKILSIEQTCGPEVGSPVFTVEGNYTAQGWTEWTQGFQFGSAILQFDATDDEQFLEIGRTKTQQLMAPHISHIGVHDHGFNNVSTYGALRRLMLEGRIAFQESELAGYELALKVSGAVQAARWSETFDGDGYIYSFNGPQSLFCDTIRSLRSLALAHHLKHRLMGENDEAISLLDRLIQHARTTSRSNVFYGEGRDIYDVRGRVAHESLFNINDGRLRCPSTQQGYSPFTTWTRGAAWIIAGYPEQLEFLAQIPDEELEVFGGREQIEEFMTHAAMAACDYYISESPIDGIPYWDTGAPGLENLGDYRNEKADPFNDFEPVDSSAAAIAAQGFLRLGNWLKTQSSPDADRYSQAGLTILFNLLEEPYLSFDPAHQGLLLHSIYHRPRGWDYIPEGRLVPCGESCMWGDYHLREAALMVQRMALGQPYYTFFGPTEDASAGA